Proteins encoded together in one Telopea speciosissima isolate NSW1024214 ecotype Mountain lineage chromosome 6, Tspe_v1, whole genome shotgun sequence window:
- the LOC122666227 gene encoding dirigent protein 4 yields the protein MDMKEVMLAILCGLLLCLSTLPTHSAYYTEKLNHEEMKEKVTELHFFLHDTLSGKNPTAVLVAHSNNTNGDDLKSTTPFGSVYATNDPLTEGPELTSKVIGNAQGLYVSSGQDTLSLVLYVDFGFTTGEYNGSSISVFSRNPVTEGDRELAVVGGRNKFRMARGFANLKTQYLNVTNGDAVIEYKVTVFHY from the coding sequence atggaCATGAAAGAAGTGATGTTGGCTATTCTTTGTGGTTTGCTTCTCTGCTTGTCAACACTCCCTACCCACTCAGCATACTACACAGAGAAATTAAACCAtgaggaaatgaaagaaaaagtgaCAGAGCTTCACTTCTTTCTACATGATACCCTCAGTGGCAAGAACCCAACTGCAGTTCTGGTTGCCCATTCCAACAACACCAATGGTGATGATCTCAAGTCTACAACACCATTCGGAAGCGTTTACGCCACTAATGATCCTTTAACAGAAGGTCCGGAATTGACATCGAAGGTGATCGGTAACGCGCAAGGTTTATATGTTTCATCTGGTCAAGATACTTTGTCACTTGTTTTATATGTTGATTTTGGGTTCACAACAGGGGAATACAATGGAAGCTCTATTAGTGTCTTTTCAAGAAATCCAGTTACAGAAGGTGATAGGGAACTTGCAGTTGTTGGTGGTAGAAATAAGTTTAGAATGGCTAGAGGGTTTGCCAATCTTAAGACACAGTACTTGAATGTCACTAATGGAGATGCTGTAATTGAGTATAAGGTTACTGTGTTCCATTACTGA
- the LOC122666226 gene encoding probable amidase At4g34880 isoform X2: MVFEFEEATIDEIQLAFKQNSLTSKQLVQYYKDAIEKWNPIIHAVILVNPDALALSEGDLRLRRSQTRCFPDCDCEEPPVPDCAKLRGIPVLLKDNIATKDKLETTSGSLALVGSVVPRDAGVVDRLRKAGAIILGKAGLTEWANGRSTSMQPGWSARGGTVQNPYQEDAFQGSSSTGSAVSVAANLVTVSLGTETDLSIIQPCSVNGVVGIKPTVGLTSRSGVIPLTLRQDTVGPIARTVSDAVHVLDVIVGYDPRDKITLDAAQYIPADGYKQFLTIDGLSGKKIANLWHHFKPIYDNDTDSPVPNIFQNNLKTLREKGAVVLDDLVVPDFDTIVAPDKSGESVAFKHEIKRDLNAYFSNLLESPVRSLADVIAYNKEHATEEMLEEYGQDFFEDAQATVLPSNAYTEAIQKLENFVKGFEKFMKDNDLDAFVAPEHAGATIIAIGGHPGITVPAGFDPRDIPAGSDPKGYPIGILFGGLKGSERKLIEIAYSFEQATKIRKPPIIPSQAA; encoded by the exons ATGGTGTTCGAGTTCGAAGAAGCGACCATTGATGAGATTCAGTTGGCTTTCAAACAAAATTCCCTCACATCGAAACAACTTGTTCAGTACTACAAAGATGCCATTGAAAAATGGAACCCTATAATTCATGCTGTGATCCTGGTGAACCCTGATGCTCTAGCCCTGAGCGAGGGAGATCTACGCCTAAGAAGATCACAAACCCGCTGCTTCCCAGATTGTGATTGTGAAGAACCCCCAGTCCCAGATTGTGCTAAACTACGAGGGATTCCAGTGCTGCTTAAGGACAATATTGCAACCAAGGATAAACTGGAGACGACATCCGGGTCTTTGGCACTCGTTGGTTCTGTCGTCCCTCGAGATGCAGGGGTTGTTGACAGACTTAGGAAGGCAGGAGCTATCATATTGGGCAAAGCTGGCCTTACAGAGTGGGCGAATGGGCGGTCTACAAGTATGCAGCCCGGTTGGAGTGCGAGAGGTGGTACAGTGCAG AACCCATATCAAGAAGACGCTTTCCAGGGAAGTTCGAGCACTGGATCTGCAGTTAGTGTTGCAGCAAACTTGGTGACTGTTTCCCTGGGAACAGAAACTGATCTCTCCATTATTCAACCTTGCAGTGTTAATGGTGTTGTGGGCATCAAGCCAACTGTTGGTCTTACTAGTAGGTCTGGGGTTATACCATTGACCCTTAGACAGGACACTGTTGG TCCCATTGCAAGGACAGTGTCTGATGCTGTGCATGTGCTTGATGTAATTGTTGGTTATGACCCGCGAGACAAGATAACCCTTGATGCTGCCCAATACATTCCAGCTGATGGATACAAGCAGTTCCTGACAATTGATGGACTCAGCGgaaagaaaatagcaaacctaTGGCACCATTTCAAACCTATATATGATAACGATACTGATTCCCCAGTAccaaatatctttcaaaataatcTCAAAACCTTAAG GGAGAAAGGAGCTGTTGTGTTAGATGACCTTGTGGTACCTGACTTTGACACAATCGTGGCACCAGATAAAAGTGGTGAATCGGTAGCTTTTAAGCATGAGATCAAGCGTGATCTAAATGCTTACTTCTCCAACTTGCTTGAATCCCCGGTCAGGTCATTAGCTGATGTCATTGCCTACAATAAAGAACATGCAACAGAG GAAATGTTGGAGGAATATGGACAGGATTTTTTTGAAGATGCCCAAGCAACTGTCCTGCCAAGTAATGCATATACAGAGGCAATCCAGAAGTTAGAAAACTTTGTAAAGGGCTTCGAGAAGTTCATGAAGGATAATGACTTGGATGCCTTTGTGGCTCCAGAACACGCTGGAGCAACCATTATAGCAATTGGAGGGCATCCCGGCATAACAGTACCTGCAGGTTTTGACCCTAGAGATATTCCTGCAGGTTCTGATCCCAAGGGTTATCCCATTG GTATCCTGTTTGGTGGACTCAAAGGATCAGAGAGAAAACTGATAGAGATTGCTTATTCATTTGAACAAGCAACCAAAATACGGAAGCCCCCAATTATACCGTCTCAAGCTGCATAA
- the LOC122666226 gene encoding probable amidase At4g34880 isoform X1: protein MVFEFEEATIDEIQLAFKQNSLTSKQLVQYYKDAIEKWNPIIHAVILVNPDALALSEGDLRLRRSQTRCFPDCDCEEPPVPDCAKLRGIPVLLKDNIATKDKLETTSGSLALVGSVVPRDAGVVDRLRKAGAIILGKAGLTEWANGRSTSMQPGWSARGGTVQNPYQEDAFQGSSSTGSAVSVAANLVTVSLGTETDLSIIQPCSVNGVVGIKPTVGLTSRSGVIPLTLRQDTVGPIARTVSDAVHVLDVIVGYDPRDKITLDAAQYIPADGYKQFLTIDGLSGKKIANLWHHFKPIYDNDTDSPVPNIFQNNLKTLREKGAVVLDDLVVPDFDTIVAPDKSGESVAFKHEIKRDLNAYFSNLLESPVRSLADVIAYNKEHATEEMLEEYGQDFFEDAQATVLPSNAYTEAIQKLENFVKGFEKFMKDNDLDAFVAPEHAGATIIAIGGHPGITVPAGFDPRDIPAGSDPKGYPIGILFGGLKGSEGKLIEIAYSFEQATKIRKPPIIPSQAA from the exons ATGGTGTTCGAGTTCGAAGAAGCGACCATTGATGAGATTCAGTTGGCTTTCAAACAAAATTCCCTCACATCGAAACAACTTGTTCAGTACTACAAAGATGCCATTGAAAAATGGAACCCTATAATTCATGCTGTGATCCTGGTGAACCCTGATGCTCTAGCCCTGAGCGAGGGAGATCTACGCCTAAGAAGATCACAAACCCGCTGCTTCCCAGATTGTGATTGTGAAGAACCCCCAGTCCCAGATTGTGCTAAACTACGAGGGATTCCAGTGCTGCTTAAGGACAATATTGCAACCAAGGATAAACTGGAGACGACATCCGGGTCTTTGGCACTCGTTGGTTCTGTCGTCCCTCGAGATGCAGGGGTTGTTGACAGACTTAGGAAGGCAGGAGCTATCATATTGGGCAAAGCTGGCCTTACAGAGTGGGCGAATGGGCGGTCTACAAGTATGCAGCCCGGTTGGAGTGCGAGAGGTGGTACAGTGCAG AACCCATATCAAGAAGACGCTTTCCAGGGAAGTTCGAGCACTGGATCTGCAGTTAGTGTTGCAGCAAACTTGGTGACTGTTTCCCTGGGAACAGAAACTGATCTCTCCATTATTCAACCTTGCAGTGTTAATGGTGTTGTGGGCATCAAGCCAACTGTTGGTCTTACTAGTAGGTCTGGGGTTATACCATTGACCCTTAGACAGGACACTGTTGG TCCCATTGCAAGGACAGTGTCTGATGCTGTGCATGTGCTTGATGTAATTGTTGGTTATGACCCGCGAGACAAGATAACCCTTGATGCTGCCCAATACATTCCAGCTGATGGATACAAGCAGTTCCTGACAATTGATGGACTCAGCGgaaagaaaatagcaaacctaTGGCACCATTTCAAACCTATATATGATAACGATACTGATTCCCCAGTAccaaatatctttcaaaataatcTCAAAACCTTAAG GGAGAAAGGAGCTGTTGTGTTAGATGACCTTGTGGTACCTGACTTTGACACAATCGTGGCACCAGATAAAAGTGGTGAATCGGTAGCTTTTAAGCATGAGATCAAGCGTGATCTAAATGCTTACTTCTCCAACTTGCTTGAATCCCCGGTCAGGTCATTAGCTGATGTCATTGCCTACAATAAAGAACATGCAACAGAG GAAATGTTGGAGGAATATGGACAGGATTTTTTTGAAGATGCCCAAGCAACTGTCCTGCCAAGTAATGCATATACAGAGGCAATCCAGAAGTTAGAAAACTTTGTAAAGGGCTTCGAGAAGTTCATGAAGGATAATGACTTGGATGCCTTTGTGGCTCCAGAACACGCTGGAGCAACCATTATAGCAATTGGAGGGCATCCCGGCATAACAGTACCTGCAGGTTTTGACCCTAGAGATATTCCTGCAGGTTCTGATCCCAAGGGTTATCCCATTGGTATCCTGTTTGGTGGACTCAAAGGATCAGAGGGAAAACTGATAGAGATTGCTTATTCATTTGAACAAGCAACCAAAATAAGGAAGCCCCCAATTATACCGTCTCAAGCTGCATAA